In Candidatus Nanopelagicales bacterium, the genomic window CGAATCGTCATCAACACCGCTCTACGGTGTCGCGACCAGCACCAGCACACGAGTGTCGGATTCGGCCCGGTGACGATCGGATCTGGGGGTACCCCCTCTGGGGGAGCAACTGGCGCCAGATGCGGTCGATCACGGGAACCGGGTCGGCCGGGCCGCGCAGAAACGCGGCGTCGTCGTTCGGGTCGAGGTGGATGGTGTAGTCCGGAATCTGTTGTGTTTCGCAAACAGTGTGCGTGTCGAATCTCCAGTCCGTATCTTCAACAACATGAAGAACATCTCGCTGCTGTCCAGACTCATGCTCTCCGCAGTCGTAGTGGGGGTGACTGCCCTGCCGGTTGGCGGGATCGCTGTTCCCGCATCCGCCGACCCGGGGCAATGCGTGGCATGGAACGGCAACGTGACGGGGATCATCGCCAACGCGAATGCCCGTGTCGCCAAGCTTTCCCAGTCGACTCTGAGACGGTGGTTCGACGTGCCCGATGGCTCCGGCAAGGCGAGGATCACCAAAGCCTTCGTGAATGCGTTTCCGACTGTTGCGAAGCCCACGGCTGGCGAGCAGCTGGGCAAGGTCCAAGTCGTCTATAACGTGTACTGGCAGCGCAGGCAAGGTGCGGACTACGCCATCGCGTTGAAGTACCTAGACGGCTGTCGCAACGGGATCAAGAAGATCGACTCCATGACTATTGGGAGTTTCGGGTTCCCGAACAAACCCAAGACGGATCTGAAAGCGGCCGTCAGGCTGACCAAGCAGTACCGCAAGGCCAACCCCGGAGTGATCCCAAGCGGATACCAACTGGAAATGGCACAGCTGCAGAGGGCAGATGCCCCACCGCCCTGGTGGAGGGAGAAGCGCTGGGTGGTCTCATTCAGGCGAGCGGGATACCAGCTGATCCAGCTGCTCGTAACGATGGACGGCGACGTCGAACCAGCCTAGAGCCCACGTTGCCCGGGCGCCCTGCGGCAACGGCGAGGCCATGGTCTGCGCGGAGGGCGCCCTGAACGCCGCGACTGACGCAGCCTGCAACTGACATGCGCATGGCGCGCGCTGGCATATAGGCTGCGGGTGTTCGCAGACTCGCGGACGCGGGAGCCCGGGCATCCGGGCTGAGAGGGCGGGGAATCCGCCGACCGTTGGAACCTGGCCGGGTAATGCCGGCAAGGGAGGGAGCGATGCGCGCGAAGTTCACGCGAGGTCGCTGGCGAGTAGTCGATCTCGTCTCCGTCGCTGTGATCGGGTCGACTTTCGGTGTGGTGTATTGGGCCTGGAATCAACTTTGGCTGGTATCGACGCCGCTCTTCGTTGCTTATCCGCCAACCCAAGCGCTGCTGTACGGGGTCTGGATGCTGCCTCAAGTCATCGCGGCGCTTGTCGTTCGGCGCCCAGGCGCCGCCGTGTTCGGTTCGATGTCGGCGGTCGTTATCTCGGCCTTCCTGGGGAACGTGTTCGGGTTGACCGTGCTCATCTACGG contains:
- a CDS encoding ECF transporter S component, yielding MRAKFTRGRWRVVDLVSVAVIGSTFGVVYWAWNQLWLVSTPLFVAYPPTQALLYGVWMLPQVIAALVVRRPGAAVFGSMSAVVISAFLGNVFGLTVLIYGLAQGLAAEIVFAVFGYRVWNRLTAGIATALAAVAGTTLDVTFYFPFWTEAWKQAYVSAGCLSGLVLGTVLAPWIVRRLASAGALDAMPSGRAARLVAGE